A single genomic interval of Vibrio maritimus harbors:
- a CDS encoding hybrid-cluster NAD(P)-dependent oxidoreductase, whose translation MSKSPLLSQINIYPVKSVGGISLSSSWVEKQGLCFDRRFMVALSDGAMVTARKYPNMVKVASSLLPTGIIFTYPGMAPLKLEYSSFKLQETPATVWNDNFAAYTTTDEADDWFSQVLEQRVELLFTGEQSNRVREKLGHNVSFADGYPLLIISQGSLDELNRRSTETHSMEQFRTNLVVGSDEPFIEDSWKRIKIGEVEFEAVKPCERCILTTVDVDKGEFRESKEPLKTFSRFRANERGGVFFGQNLVAKNEGMIRAGDEIEVLEYKDKEFYEDLDAQKQEFVCVEREHVARNFETFWLEPQKGAMPDYKAGQHLPIELDIDGQTIKRLYTLSSSPSRPGRLSISVKRIDGGSVSNWLFDNFQVGDTLIADLPNGSFHMANNDHEPLLLLSAGSGVTPMMSMLRDLSDRDAVNNVVFFHQCSTIDDIPFADELKLLENKHDQLTVMISLTQPSEDWEGLKGRFSLSHLKLISDLNQRQVFVCGPDGFMQKAKNLMMKKGLAEDHYHQEAFGVATATEEQVKAVQISVDGNVFEGNNQKTLLEQAEDAGLSIAHSCRAGFCGACKVTVQSGLVHQPDVPAIQESEIAEGKVLACCSVPKTDVELVS comes from the coding sequence TACCCAAATATGGTTAAGGTGGCTTCGAGTCTGCTGCCGACCGGTATCATCTTTACCTACCCAGGTATGGCGCCGTTGAAGCTGGAATACAGCAGCTTCAAGTTACAAGAAACGCCAGCGACGGTGTGGAACGATAACTTCGCGGCTTATACCACGACCGATGAAGCAGACGACTGGTTTAGCCAAGTCCTTGAGCAGCGTGTCGAGCTGCTTTTCACTGGTGAGCAATCTAATCGTGTTCGCGAGAAGCTAGGTCATAACGTGAGCTTTGCTGATGGCTATCCACTACTTATTATCAGCCAAGGATCGTTAGATGAGCTTAATCGTCGCAGTACTGAAACGCATTCTATGGAGCAGTTTCGAACCAACTTAGTGGTGGGCTCGGATGAACCATTTATTGAGGACTCTTGGAAGCGCATTAAAATTGGTGAGGTAGAGTTTGAAGCAGTAAAACCGTGTGAGCGCTGTATTTTGACAACCGTTGATGTGGATAAAGGTGAGTTCCGCGAAAGCAAAGAGCCGTTAAAAACCTTTTCTCGTTTCCGCGCTAATGAACGGGGTGGCGTATTCTTCGGTCAGAACTTAGTGGCTAAAAACGAAGGTATGATACGAGCTGGCGATGAAATTGAGGTGCTTGAGTATAAAGATAAAGAGTTCTACGAAGATCTCGATGCTCAGAAACAGGAGTTTGTCTGCGTAGAACGTGAACATGTCGCGCGTAACTTTGAGACTTTCTGGCTCGAGCCACAAAAAGGAGCGATGCCAGACTATAAAGCCGGCCAGCATCTTCCGATTGAGCTTGATATCGATGGCCAGACAATTAAGCGCTTGTATACCCTATCATCGAGTCCATCCCGTCCGGGACGTCTGTCTATTTCGGTCAAACGAATCGATGGCGGCAGTGTCTCAAATTGGTTGTTCGACAATTTTCAAGTGGGCGACACCCTAATCGCCGATCTACCAAACGGTAGCTTCCATATGGCGAATAACGATCACGAACCGTTACTACTGCTTTCTGCAGGTAGCGGTGTCACGCCAATGATGTCAATGCTACGTGATCTTTCAGATAGGGACGCAGTGAACAACGTGGTGTTCTTCCATCAATGTTCGACTATTGATGATATCCCATTTGCTGATGAACTTAAGTTGCTCGAGAATAAACACGACCAACTGACAGTGATGATTTCACTGACTCAGCCGAGTGAAGATTGGGAAGGCCTGAAAGGGCGCTTTAGTCTCTCTCATCTAAAGCTCATCTCAGATTTGAATCAACGACAAGTGTTCGTTTGTGGGCCTGATGGCTTCATGCAGAAGGCGAAAAACTTGATGATGAAAAAAGGTCTGGCTGAAGATCATTATCATCAAGAGGCGTTTGGTGTCGCGACAGCAACCGAAGAGCAAGTCAAAGCGGTGCAAATCAGCGTTGATGGAAATGTGTTTGAAGGCAACAATCAGAAAACGCTGTTAGAGCAGGCAGAAGACGCTGGACTTTCAATTGCACACAGTTGTCGAGCGGGTTTTTGTGGCGCATGTAAAGTGACAGTGCAGTCAGGATTGGTGCATCAGCCAGATGTTCCTGCAATACAAGAGTCGGAGATAGCGGAAGGTAAGGTATTGGCGTGTTGCTCAGTGCCGAAAACGGATGTGGAACTCGTCAGTTAA